TGTGGCAGGAGTTCCCATGCTCCAGCATCACATTGAGGCCTGCActaaggttttattattattattattattattattattattattattattattattattaacaactgctatatatatttatctatttatctatttagtgAGAAACAGTACAAAGATCTGTCTAAGCTGTAGAGGAGTGATGGCTAAACACACTGGAGCTTTaatgttgtttgtgtatgttctgAGATTGAGAGCTGCAGTGAACACAGATGATGAAGAGCTCATTTTTACACACAGGTGCCGAACATGAAGGAGATCTTACTGATAGGATTTTATCAGCCGAACGAAGAGCTGAACCGCTTCTTATCTTCTGCACAGCAGGAGTTCAAAATCCCAGTGAGGTGAGTAATCACAGCAGTGATACACACATCAATAGAATACACACATCATGTGCTGGCAAATGGTTTCATACTGCACTGTACATGAAGATGTGtatgagttttgtgtgtgttgtgttgaggtATCTGCAGGAGTATGCAGCTCTGGGAACAGGAGGAGGGATCTATCACTTCAGAGATCAGATCCTGTCCGGTTCTCCTCAGGAGTTCTTCGTCCTGAACGCAGACGTGTGCTCAGAGTTTCCTCTGGAGGATATGCTGCATTTCCAGAAGGAGCACGGAGACTCTAACAGCTTCATCATCCTTGCCACCACggtcattaacacacacattctcatacacacacccacacacacacacacacgattagtAAATTCACTTGTGTGTAGTTCACTCCCCTGAAACTGTTAAATCTGATATGAGTCGAATAGATCAGTAATGTAGTCGATCACTAATGTCGGTATTATATCACTGCAGGAATAGAGCTAGTTCTAATGAGCAGAATAGCACTTGAACCAGAgcaattgtttgtgtgtgtgtgtgtgtgtgtgtgtgtgtgtgtgtgtgtgtgtgttcatatgtacCCACAGGCCAACAGGAAGCAGTCACTGAACTACGGCTGCATCGTGGAGAACGAACAAACCAGTGAGGTGACCTAGAGCTTAACGTTCACACACTACTGagtgtacaatacacacactaatacacacactaccgggtgtacaacacacacgcactacagagtgtacaacacacacgcactacagagtgtacaacacacacgcactaccGAGTGTACAACACACACGCTCTACCGAGTGTACAACACACACGCTCTACCGAGTGTACAACACACACGCTCTACCGAGTGTACAACACACACGCTCTACCGAGTGTACAACACACACGCTCTACCGAGTGTACAACACACACGCTCTACCGAGTGTACAACACACACGCTCTACCGAGTGTACAACACACACGCTCTACCGAGTGTACAACACACACGCTCTACCGAGTGTACAACACACACGCTCTACCGAGTGTACAACACACACGCTCTACCGAGTGttcaacacacacgcactaccGAGTGTACAACACACACGCTCTACCGAgtgtacaacacacacgcactaccgagtgtacaacacacacaccagagataTGATGTTGTGATATTATTGTTGTCTGTTCTTCCCCTGTAGGTGCTGCACTATGTGGAGAAGCCGAGTACATTCGTCAGTGACATCATTAACTGTGGGATTTATCTGTTCACTCCGGAGATCTTTCAGCACATCGGAGCTGTGTTTCGGAAAAACCAGCAGGATGTGATGCTGTGAGTGagacactttctttctctctttctctctctctctctctctctctctctctctttcatacatCGGTTATTTCATTCCTTTTGGTTtccttattcatttattcctcctgtatatatttagttttttctgatgttttccATCATCAGGTATCCATACGAGGGgtaagtcgtgtgtgtgtgtgtgtagagtagaaATAGATACCACATTTAGTACCTGGTGTTATTATAGACATATACACTAATGAGTATAAGTTTAAGATCAATATATTTCAGCTTGATTTTTGCATTTTGATGTTAAACAATTAAGAACATGGCACCTTTGATATCAGCTCACCAAAAGTATAGTGTTAAAGTTAATAACACTTCATATTTGCTTGCACTAACTGCATCAAGTCAGAGACCCACTGACTCCAAACTGTTGTGTTCTTCTTGGTGATGCTTTTCCAGGCTTGTAGCTTCTCTCAGTTGTTGTTGTGGCACTTATGTTCTATTAGGACTAAAGTAAAAGATCTCCTTGCTGTTTTATGgagtaacaggtgtgtgtgtgtgtatgtatgtggttgtgtgtgtgtgtgtgtgtgtgtatgtgtggcagAGACGAGCAGTGTAACGGCTGGCAAAGAGCCGAGGTGATCCGTCTGGAGCAGGATATTTTCACGGCTCTGGCGGCTCAGGAGAAACTGTACGTCTACAAAACCGACCGATTCTGGAGTCAGATTAAATCTGCAGGGTGAGAACATAATCaccatctgttttattttatatattactgCAATATCAATAATACCATGAGATTTACAGTAATGTGCTGATCCTGTGCTGTTTAGTGTGACTACAGTAAACCTTACAAACCCCAACGCTGATCATTTTGCTCTCTTTTTCAGATCAGCGATCTACGCCAGTCGGCTGTATCTGAACCAGTACCATAAGACCCATCCTGAGAGACTGGCCACCAATAAGGACAGAGGACCCAAAGTAATTGGTAATGTTGTACTGCTGCACTTTACACTCCGTCCCCGTCACTGTTAAAACgactctttgtttttttaatgctccAGTTAGATAAAACTCAGCTAACAGGAACCTACTTTTCCTCATATTTTCGGTTGTTAGTCCGTTGGTACTCCGTTTTccggtgttttatttttctataatgaCTGACTAACATTGtatgtgtaagtttatgaatgACATCCTTTATATTCCTCTAGAATGCAGCATGGGAGAAACTGTAAGCACTCGGATGctggaaaaaatattaaactgtACCATTTAGTTGATAGCATCATGGTTACGtttaatatttacagcatttagcagactctcttatccagagtgacttacattttatttcaaatttatacaactgagcaattgagggttaagggccttgctcaggggcccaacagtggcagcctggtggacctgggattcaaactcatgaccttccgatcagtagcccaacaccttaaccactaggctaccactttATTTGCTTTAGTATTAATCTTTTACCCGGAGATGGATACAGTGGACCTTTAAATCcatttaaaggtgcggtctccgatgtttgaaagccaatgttgacatttgaaatcaccaaaacaaacacgcccctaacccaaacgggtcccacccctgtatcgatagctccgcccacacatacatacgtaacccaggcaactaacggaaagaaatgtgtctttatcatagctgaagggaagaacaatacgattgcagataaacaaacaagtaaaaatgacacacaaacataatcatgtaaaggacaaagacatatattagttctgtgtaacaaagtaaaaccaacgttactcacctatcgagaaggaaaaaagcgcctcggcgtcttaagtaaagttggtcacatattcacagattggagtttcccgagtcaataactcctgagctaaacactgttactacacaaaacacggttgtagctgcgtctctacattactacgatagaaaagaggtgttatttgtgtagtaacagtgtttagctcaggagttattgactcaggaaactccaatctgtaaatatgtgaccaacttcctgctccttcagttctctccagcgctggaaagctgatcctatattaacacgtcctacttcttaccttatcgtaagtctttcttctctttctttctttgtttttatcctccatgtcaatgttaaaaccgctttctgataatgtcacacatgtgcactgaacactctctccgcccatattgacaagacacgcccctttctgctcattggctacatgtttgttttgatttgtgatttgtttattattcggccccactcagttttctgaagcatttctcgaaaatcggagaccccacctttaagggacATAAACAGATAGTAACTAGTAAAAGGTATAAAAGGTGTACGCTTAAGGATAAGGACAACACTCCAGTGACTGACTGTTCCAGTTTAATACCGTTAGTAGATCCTGAATCCTTTATTATTGCCTGTTGTGTCTTATTTCAGGAAATGTTTACGTCCATCCTACTGCTAACATCGATCCCACTGCTGTGGTGAGTATTAAAGTCCTCATCTGTAGGATGATATGCTGTGAATCTGctctgtgaagcatggtgatggtAGCATCGCGGTGAGTTACTTTGTTTTTAATACAGTTGAAGTCTTAATTATCGTTGTTTTGGATTCTCGCAGTTGGGTCCAAACGTGTCAATAGGAACCGGAGTGACGATCGGGGCCGGGGTCCGAGTCAGAGAGTCCATCATCCTCCACGGAGCCACTTTACAAGCATGTTCTTTATTTCccttctatttttattttatctggtTTGATACAGAGCTCTAACTGTTCTCAGAAGATGAGTGCTATACAGACACCTGAGCAGGTaatcatagtgtgtgtgtgtgtgtgtgtgtgtgcaggatcaCAGCTGTGTGTTGAACAGTATAATTGGGTGGGACAGCACCATCGGGAAGTGGGCGAGAGTGGAGGGAACGCCGAGTGACCCCAACCCCAACGACCCGTATGCCAAAATCGACAGCGAGACTCTGTTCAGAGACGGAAAACTGACACCATCCATCACCATACTGGGTATGACCACACgtccaccatcatcatcatcatcatcatcatcatcatcatcaacaattCTCTGTAGTTTTaacacgtgtgtttgtgtttgcaggcTGTAACGTGACGATCCCGTCCGAAGTGATCATCCTCAACTCCATCGTCCTGCCGCACAAAGACCTCAACCGCAGCTTCAAAAACCAGATCATCCTGTAACGGTTATTCCACGTCTCGCAACGCGTTCGCCAAAATATCCTCTTCGGTCCTGTTTAGTACGAGGCTTTTACATAGTACTCCAGTTTAGACATAATTCCCAAACTCACTATTAATGAACTTTTCTTGTTCAGTTACAGTAATGACAAATTTCCTCTAAGagccttttgtttttattctaattaattaacataattattGTGATAGTCcaataaataattctattggcTAAAGATCACTTAGTAAAGTTTAACTACACTCAGGTCACGGATCATCCGACATACTGGATCTGGAtcactgtgtgtttaatttgtcAGTAATTAATTAGGTATCAGGGGGTcatggtgtcttagtggttagcacgttcgcctcacacctccagggttgggggttcgattcccgcctccaccttgtgtgtgtggagtttgcatgttctccccgtgcctcgggggtttcctccgggtactccggtttcctcccccggtccaaagacatgcatggtaggttgattggcatctctggaaaattgtccgtagtgtgtgagtgaatgagtgtgtgtgtgtgtgtgtgtgtgtgtgtgtgtgcgccctgtgatgggttggcactctgtccagggtgtatcctgccttgatgcccgatgacgcctgagataggcacaggctccccgtgaccagaggtagttcggataaggggtagaagatgaatgaataattgggTATCAGTTCACTGAAGAGCACCAGCATGACGTTCAGGGCCTGTGGACGTTATATCTAATTACAGTGAGCAGTGGGAATTACGTTAACTCGTACATAAACGCGTTTGTTAATTAGctatataataaagaataaaataaaacggcGGTTTTTCACTGCAGCGATGACGTCACCTCCATTATAAAAAGCAGATGTGTCAAGGTGAGCAGTTCAGACACAGTTTATGTTACATTACTGAACATGAGGcagatatttgtgtgtattcGTTGATTTTAGTTCAGTCTGGTGCTCAGCTGTGATTTACTCAAACAGGACAAAAGATCCAAGCCTCAATATAATCATCTTTATTTATGCAATTCCTCTAAGCTGCTTCAAGAcgcaaatatttaaaaatacagatcAATCTTCTACATTTTCATGATGAAAtgtcatgacttttttttttctgccaaaaACGCACACTGTTTATTCTCTAAAAGAACGTGAGCGACGTTCAGGAGCTTCCTGTGCTGAAGCATTAATAATCAGGTcataatgttaatgtgtgtgttgtgtttaataaagtaagtgttaaatataaatgtgtggaCTTATCGAAAGAACTCGTATACTTACTATTGTGATTGATTTACACTGCTGTGTTGagctggggggtgggggtggggcatggtggcttagtggttagcacgttcgcctcacacctccagggtcgggggttcgattcccacctccaccttgtgtgtgtggagtttgcatgttctccccgtgcctcgggggtttcctccgggtactccggtttcctcccccggtccaaagacatgcatggtaggttgattggcgtctctggaaaattgtccgtagtgtgtgtgtgtgtgtgtgccctgtgatgggttggcactccgtccagggtgtatcctgccttgatgcccgatgacgcctgagataggcacaggctccccgtgacccgaggtagttcagataagaggtagaagatgaatgaatgaatgaatgaatgaatgttgagcTGCGGACTGTGatcagtcagaaggtgttgagttTTTATAAAAGCAGCTCTGAAGGTCATCCAGAAGCTCACGGGTTTATATCcacttgtttctatagtaaccgctcTCTCACACTGCTGATGTAGGGTCTGTGATGTAAGAGgatgtaacatttatggaaggagtccaAAGTGTCAGAGCTGCAACTTAACTTTGCTTCatcttaaaatgtataaaaatataaccaCATACAAACAGATGAAATTTTTTGCATGAATTATTCTGATATGTTAATgagaggaatgtgtgtgtgtgtgtgtgtgttaatatgggAACATGTGTaactaaccacacacaccttgctgcatgcagtttatttacattttcatagtGTTCCCATAATCAAAAGTACCAAAACATCCtgtgttcacacacatacatacagagacacacacacacagacacacacatacatacagagacacacacacacacatacatagagacacacacacacagacacacacatacatacagagacacacacacatacatagagacacacacacagacacacacatacatacagacacacacacacacacacacacatacatagagacacacacacatacagagacacacacagacacacatacatacagagacacacacacatacatagagacacacagacacacacacacacagagacacatacatacagagacacacacacagactcacacatacagagacacacacacagacacacacatacatacagagacaaacacacagagacacagtcgcagtcctgtctctctcacttggGTGATGTAAAGAACTTCTTTTTTGCCGGTTCAGGTCGTGGTTTGGGTCTGGAACACAACAGGAtactaaataaatttttttttaaagattaaagcgcgcgcgtgtgtgtgtgtgtgtgtgtgtgtgtgtgtgtgtcttacggGTTGTTAAAAGCATTGCCCAGGGTCTTGATTCTGCCCTTGATGGAGGAGCCACCTGGAGTCCTGCTGTATTTACTCAACTCAGGAGAGGTAACAGGTTTGAACATCCGATctgtgaaacacacaaacacaaacacacacacacacacacacaaccacatacatacatacacacacacacctgttactcCATAAAACAGCAAGGAGATCCTTTACTTTAGTCCTAATAGAACATAAGTGCCACAACAACAACTGAGAGAAGCTACAAGCCTGGAAAAGCATCACCAAGAAGAACACAACAGTTTGGAGTCAGTGGGTCTCTGACTTGATGCAGTTAGTGCAAGCAAATATGAAGTGTTATTAACTTTAACACTATACTTTTGGTATATTTAAGGGAAGACCGTAATGAGACCAAGTTTACCTTACAATTTTAAACCATTTACATTCATGCAAATTAGCGTTGGATGACTGAAcagaaggtcgtgagtttgaaccccaggacaatcaagttgccactgctgggcttctgagcaaggcccctaacatGAGGTAAATGTAATCATCTGACCTGAACCGAACTGTAGCTTGTCCAAATTACTGTCATTACAAAGGATTTGACATTCAGACTAGTGGACAAAAGTACCAGAGTGGATATTCTCCAAACTGCTAGAAGCACACAGTTGTGTAGAACATCTAAACACAAAGAGCACAGAACAGAACAAGGTGAAGTTTGGAGAAAGTGGAAGATCTCTGACtgtgactcaacaccactgaacactgggatgaactggagtctccttaacatcccaacatcagagtctgatctcactaatgctcctgtatctgaatgatcactaatccacaCAACCACGATCCAACATCTAGTAGAGAACCTTAAAACACACAGTTGTGTTTACCTCGGTCCAAGGATGGAGTGGAGTTGTTGATGTTGGACTGTATGAGAGAAGAGATAAGCTGATCTcgctcagggtgtgtgtgtgatctgggCTGATCTCTCTCTGCAGTAAGGAGACTGTTCCAGTAATCAGACGGGAAAGAGAGCAAGCGCAGCATCACCTGAAGATCACAAGTTCACAACATGAAGTTCATGaggaatatacagtacagtacagtgtaatgaggctacacacacaaacacacacaacctttaGTGTGCAACTCACTTTGGGCTGCGTGTTGGTGTCTCTCATGATGGTAAGGGGAGACGGCTCCGACATGCCGTGTCCGATAATAGTTGGTCCAAAAACACGAGCC
The genomic region above belongs to Tachysurus vachellii isolate PV-2020 chromosome 8, HZAU_Pvac_v1, whole genome shotgun sequence and contains:
- the gmppaa gene encoding mannose-1-phosphate guanyltransferase alpha-A isoform X1; protein product: MLKAVILIGGPQKGTRFRPLSFEVPKPLFPVAGVPMLQHHIEACTKVPNMKEILLIGFYQPNEELNRFLSSAQQEFKIPVRYLQEYAALGTGGGIYHFRDQILSGSPQEFFVLNADVCSEFPLEDMLHFQKEHGDSNSFIILATTANRKQSLNYGCIVENEQTSEVLHYVEKPSTFVSDIINCGIYLFTPEIFQHIGAVFRKNQQDVMLYPYEGDEQCNGWQRAEVIRLEQDIFTALAAQEKLYVYKTDRFWSQIKSAGSAIYASRLYLNQYHKTHPERLATNKDRGPKVIGNVYVHPTANIDPTAVLGPNVSIGTGVTIGAGVRVRESIILHGATLQDHSCVLNSIIGWDSTIGKWARVEGTPSDPNPNDPYAKIDSETLFRDGKLTPSITILGCNVTIPSEVIILNSIVLPHKDLNRSFKNQIIL
- the gmppaa gene encoding mannose-1-phosphate guanyltransferase alpha-A isoform X2; this translates as MLKAVILIGGPQKGTRFRPLSFEVPKPLFPVAGVPMLQHHIEACTKVPNMKEILLIGFYQPNEELNRFLSSAQQEFKIPVRYLQEYAALGTGGGIYHFRDQILSGSPQEFFVLNADVCSEFPLEDMLHFQKEHGDSNSFIILATTANRKQSLNYGCIVENEQTSEVLHYVEKPSTFVSDIINCGIYLFTPEIFQHIGAVFRKNQQDVMLDEQCNGWQRAEVIRLEQDIFTALAAQEKLYVYKTDRFWSQIKSAGSAIYASRLYLNQYHKTHPERLATNKDRGPKVIGNVYVHPTANIDPTAVLGPNVSIGTGVTIGAGVRVRESIILHGATLQDHSCVLNSIIGWDSTIGKWARVEGTPSDPNPNDPYAKIDSETLFRDGKLTPSITILGCNVTIPSEVIILNSIVLPHKDLNRSFKNQIIL